In Nocardioides sp., the following proteins share a genomic window:
- the dusB gene encoding tRNA dihydrouridine synthase DusB, with protein sequence MPANLQLGSLSVDTPVVLAPMAGITNAAYRRLCLEQMAAVGAKGLFVCEMITSRGLVEGDETTKKMLFFDEYETTRSVQLYGTDPVYVGRAVEILCADYGVAHVDLNFGCPVPKVTRKGGGGALPWKRGLLEQILAAAVTAAQAYDVPVTMKTRKGIDDEHLTYLDAGRIAQETGVAAIALHGRTVEQAYSGTADWDAIAALKQSVDIPVLGNGDIWEAADAARMMGQTGVDGVVVGRGCLGRPWLFRDLAAQHLGLEVQTLPTLGEVTQMMRRHAELLSHHMGEERGCKEFRKHVSWYLKGFRAGGQLRHSLGLVDTLTALDGLLAELDPNENFPAGELGTPRGRQGAPRKRVILPEHWLDDTDGRDLHVREDARETTGG encoded by the coding sequence ATGCCCGCGAACCTCCAACTCGGATCCCTCAGCGTCGACACGCCGGTCGTTCTTGCCCCCATGGCGGGCATCACCAATGCCGCCTATCGCCGGTTGTGTCTGGAGCAGATGGCAGCAGTCGGGGCTAAGGGCCTGTTCGTGTGCGAGATGATCACCAGTCGTGGGCTGGTCGAGGGCGACGAGACCACGAAGAAGATGCTGTTCTTCGACGAGTACGAGACCACGCGCAGCGTGCAGCTCTATGGCACCGACCCGGTGTATGTCGGCAGAGCCGTCGAGATCCTCTGCGCCGATTACGGCGTCGCCCACGTCGACCTCAACTTCGGCTGCCCGGTGCCCAAGGTGACCCGCAAGGGCGGTGGGGGAGCACTGCCGTGGAAGCGCGGTCTGCTGGAGCAAATCCTCGCCGCGGCAGTGACGGCCGCACAGGCGTACGACGTGCCGGTCACCATGAAGACCCGCAAGGGGATCGACGACGAGCATCTGACCTACCTCGACGCCGGTCGGATCGCGCAGGAGACGGGTGTGGCCGCGATCGCGCTCCACGGCCGCACGGTCGAGCAGGCGTACTCCGGCACTGCCGACTGGGACGCCATCGCGGCGCTGAAGCAAAGTGTCGATATCCCCGTGTTGGGCAACGGAGATATCTGGGAGGCCGCCGACGCTGCCCGGATGATGGGGCAGACCGGCGTGGACGGGGTCGTGGTTGGCCGGGGCTGCCTGGGGCGGCCGTGGCTGTTTCGCGACCTGGCTGCGCAGCACCTCGGTCTTGAGGTCCAGACCCTGCCGACGCTCGGCGAGGTGACGCAGATGATGCGCCGCCACGCGGAGCTGTTGAGCCACCACATGGGCGAGGAACGCGGCTGCAAGGAGTTCCGCAAGCACGTGTCCTGGTATCTCAAGGGCTTCCGCGCCGGGGGACAGTTGCGACACTCCCTCGGCCTGGTCGACACCCTCACCGCCTTGGACGGGCTCTTGGCCGAACTCGACCCCAACGAGAACTTTCCGGCGGGCGAACTCGGCACTCCACGGGGTCGCCAGGGTGCGCCGCGCAAGCGCGTGATCCTGCCGGAGCACTGGCTCGATGACACCGACGGCCGCGATCTGCACGTACGCGAAGACGCTCGCGAGACCACCGGAGGGTGA
- a CDS encoding deoxyguanosinetriphosphate triphosphohydrolase, with product MADLYDDAARERLVPEPPKRVEAPVRTPFERDRARVVHAASSRRLAAKTQVVGPQSDDFVRNRLTHSLEVAQVARDLARALGCHPDIVETAALAHDLGHPPFGHNGERVLAELSGDCGGFEGNAQTLRLLSRLEAKTFDDQGDSVGLNLTRATLDACTKYPWDRADATAPAGVHADGSPRVVVKFGVYDDDRPVFDWLRLGRAGRERCLEAQVMDLADDVAYSVHDVEDGIVAGRLDLTRLDQAAVWETVRGWYLPHASDDDLAHAFAQLRSVGSWPQQSYDGSRRGLAALKNLTSDLIGRFCGAVQEATFEAYDGPFARYGADLATPEQTLLEIAILKGIAAHYVMSADDRVYAMVRQRELMAELVAALAERPEALDPVFAEDWARSESDAQRRRVIIDQVASLTDTSAVTWHNRLVG from the coding sequence GTGGCGGACCTGTACGACGACGCGGCGCGTGAGCGTCTCGTCCCCGAGCCTCCCAAGCGGGTCGAGGCACCCGTGCGTACGCCGTTCGAGCGTGACCGCGCTCGGGTGGTCCATGCCGCATCGTCGCGCCGCCTGGCGGCCAAGACCCAGGTGGTCGGGCCGCAAAGCGACGATTTCGTACGCAACCGGCTCACCCACTCGTTGGAGGTTGCCCAGGTCGCGCGTGACCTCGCGCGGGCGCTGGGGTGTCACCCGGACATCGTCGAGACGGCGGCGCTGGCCCACGACCTGGGTCACCCCCCGTTCGGGCACAACGGTGAGCGGGTGCTGGCCGAACTCAGCGGTGACTGCGGTGGCTTCGAGGGCAACGCCCAGACCCTGCGACTGCTGTCTCGGTTGGAGGCCAAGACCTTCGACGACCAGGGAGACTCGGTCGGGCTCAACCTCACCCGCGCCACGCTGGATGCGTGTACGAAGTACCCCTGGGATCGCGCCGACGCGACCGCCCCGGCCGGCGTGCACGCCGACGGCTCACCCCGCGTCGTGGTGAAATTCGGCGTCTACGACGACGACCGCCCGGTCTTCGACTGGCTGCGCTTGGGCCGCGCGGGCCGCGAGCGGTGCCTGGAGGCACAGGTGATGGACCTGGCCGACGATGTCGCCTACTCGGTCCACGATGTCGAGGACGGCATCGTGGCGGGACGACTCGACCTCACCAGACTCGATCAGGCGGCGGTGTGGGAGACCGTACGCGGGTGGTATCTCCCGCACGCTTCTGACGACGACCTCGCCCACGCCTTCGCGCAACTGCGGTCCGTGGGCAGTTGGCCCCAACAGTCGTACGACGGCTCGCGCCGCGGGCTCGCCGCGCTGAAGAATCTCACCAGCGATCTGATCGGTCGCTTCTGCGGGGCGGTCCAGGAGGCCACGTTCGAGGCGTACGACGGCCCGTTCGCACGCTATGGCGCCGACTTGGCCACCCCTGAGCAGACATTGCTGGAGATCGCGATCTTGAAGGGCATCGCCGCGCATTATGTGATGAGCGCGGATGATCGGGTGTACGCGATGGTGCGCCAACGCGAACTGATGGCGGAGTTGGTCGCCGCACTGGCGGAGCGACCCGAGGCCTTGGACCCGGTCTTCGCCGAGGATTGGGCCCGCAGCGAGTCGGACGCGCAGCGGCGGCGCGTGATCATCGATCAGGTCGCCTCGTTGACCGACACGAGTGCGGTGACCTGGCACAACCGGCTGGTGGGCTGA